From Camelina sativa cultivar DH55 chromosome 20, Cs, whole genome shotgun sequence, the proteins below share one genomic window:
- the LOC104770290 gene encoding probable ATP-dependent DNA helicase CHR23, protein IYHGSVSDPSPPLLSGNCSTSSGGDLMSEFEDALLKQRQNCESGSRLDELKETRYKSRIHNRLSELEGLPSNRGEDLQDKCLRDLYGLKLQELQCKVRGEVSAEYLLRLNCVHPERQVYDWGMMRLPRRMYGVGDPFVMEADDQFRNKRDAERLLRLEEEEKNLIETTQRKFFAEVLNAVREFQLQIQASQRRCKQRNDFVQGWHGKQRLRATRAEKLRIMALKSDDQEAYMKLAKESKNEKLTLFLEETNKIFVSLGAAVQRQKDAKISEGIKLLKGSESDLSEVDAPEDVLPDQDIEIIESDNNDDSNDLLEGERQYNLAIHTIQEEVTKQPSLLQGGELRSYQLEGLQWMVSLYNNDYNGILADEMGLGKTIQTIALIAYLLESKNVHGPHLIVAPKAVLPNWENEFATWAPSISAFLYDGSKERRSEIRATIAGGKFQVLITHYDLIMRDKAFLKKIDWNYMIVDEGHRLKNHECALAKTLGTGYRIKRRLLLTGTPIQNSLQELWSLLNFLLPHIFNSVQNFEEWFNTPFAERGTASLTDEEELLIINRLHHVIRPFLLRRKKSEVEKFLPGKTQVILKCDMSAWQKLYYKQVTDVGRVGIQTGNGKSKSLQNLTMQLRKCCNHPYLFVGGEYNMWNKLEIVRASGKFELLDRLLPKLKKAGHRILLFSQMTRLIDLLEIYLTLNDYMYLRLDGTTKTDQRGVLLKQFNEPDSPYFMFLLSTRAGGLGLNLQTADTIIIFDSDWNPQMDQQAEDRAHRIGQKKEVRVFVLVSIGSIEEVILERAKQKMGIDAKVIQAGLFNTTSTAQDRREMLEEIMSKGTSSLGEDVPSEREINRLAARTEDEFWMFEQMDEERRKMENYNTRLMEEKEVPEWAYTSETQDDKANDSKNHFGSVTGKRKRKEAVYSDSLSELQWMRAMESEEEDTSKVAKKRKKRDTKTPMSNESKVEAESSGSEEGKEEEEEERKEESGKESEEENDKKPLFSWKTYKKKRSIGSKN, encoded by the exons ATCTACCATGGCTCTGTCTCCGATCCCTCTCCTCCGCTTCTTTCT GGGAATTGTAGTACTTCCAGTGGAGGTGATTTGATGAGTGAGTTCGAAGATGCACTTTTGAAGCAGCGACAAAACTGTGAATCAGGCTCTAGGCTGGACGAATTAAAGGAGACTCGGTATAAGAGTCGTATCCATAACCGTTTATCTGAACTTGAAG GATTACCTTCAAATAGAGGTGAAGATTTGCAGGATAAATGCTTACGTGATCTTTATGGACTTAAG TTACAAGAACTACAGTGCAAGGTTCGAGGTGAAGTGAGCGCGGAATACTTGCTGCGTTTGAATTGTGTACACCCCGAAAGACAAGTATATGACTGGGGAATGATGCGGTTGCCTCGCCGAATGTATGGGGTTGGTGATCCTTTTGTTATGGAAGCTGATGATCAGTTCAGAAACAAGCGTGATGCTGAG AGGTTATTACGgttagaagaagaggagaagaatctGATTGAAACGACACAGAGGAAGTTCTTTGCAGAAGTACTCAACGCTGTTCGTGAGTTCCAGTTGCAAATTCAGGCTTCCCAGAGACGGTGTAAgcaaagaaatgattttgtccAG GGTTGGCATGGAAAACAAAGGCTACGTGCTACCCGAGCTGAAAAGCTGCGGATCATGGCGCTTAAATCTGATGATCAAGAGGCATACATGAAACTAGCAAAGGAGAGTAAGAATGAAAAACTAACCCTTTTCCTAGAGgagacaaacaaaatatttgttagtTTGGGAGCTGCAGTCCAGCGTCAGAAAGATGCCAAAATTTCAGAAGGCATCAAACTACTGAAAGGCTCAGAATCTGACTTATCTGAAGTTGATGCTCCCGAGGATGTGCTTCCTGACCAAGATATTGAGATCATCGAGTCTGACAATAATGATGATTCTAATGACTTACTAGAAGGCGAGAGGCAGTATAACTTGGCTATCCATACAATACAAGAGGAG GTGACAAAGCAGCCATCCCTTCTACAAGGTGGGGAACTAAGATCTTACCAATTAGAAGGGCTTCAATGGATGGTCTCTTTATACAACAACGACTATAATGGAATTTTAGCTGATGAAATGGGTTTGGGAAAGACTATCCAAACAATTGCACTGATTGCGTATCTTCTTGAGAGTAAAAATGTGCATGGGCCTCATCTAATAGTGGCTCCAAAAGCTGTGCTACCAAATTGGGAAAATGAGTTTGCAACATGGGCACCCAG CATTTCCGCTTTTCTTTACGATGGatcgaaagagagaagaagtgaaATACGTGCAACAATAGCAGGAGGAAAATTTCAGGTGTTGATAACCCATTACGATCTTATCATGAGAGATAAAgcatttttgaagaaaattgACTGGAACTACATGATTGTTGATGAAGGACATCGGCTAAAGAACCATGAATGTGCTCTCGCAAAGACTCTAGGAACGGG CTATCGCATTAAGCGCAGACTTCTACTAACTGGGACGCCCATACAAAACAGTCTGCAAGAACTATGGTCGCTGCTTAATTTTCTCCTTCCTCACATCTTTAACTCGGTTCAGAATTTCGAAGAATGGTTTAATACTCCTTTCGCCGAACGTGGTACTGCCAGTCTTACAGATGAAGAGGAGCTGTTGATTATTAATCGTTTGCATCAT GTCATAAGGCCGTTTCTactgagaaggaaaaaaagtgaAGTTGAGAAATTCCTTCCTGGAAAGACACAAGTCATACTGAAGTGTGATATGTCGGCTTGGCAAAAGTTGTATTACAAACAAGTTACAGACGTAGGCAGGGTCGGTATTCAAACAG GGAATGGAAAATCAAAGAGTCTGCAGAATCTGACAATGCAATTAAGAAAGTGTTGTAATCATCCGTACCTATTTGTTGGAGGAGAGTATAACATGTGGAATAAGCTGGAGATTGTGAGAGCTTCAGGAAAATTCGAGCTACTTGATCGCCTCCTTCCAAAACTGAAAAAGGCTGGACACAgaattcttctcttctctcaaatgACTCGTCTCATCGACCTTCTCGAAATTTACTTGACACTCAATGACTACATGTACCTCAGACTCGACGGTACCACAAAGACAGACCAAAGAGGGGTTTTACTGAAGCAATTCAACGAACCGGACTCTCCCTACTTCATGTTTCTTCTGAGCACACGTGCTGGTGGTCTTGGTTTGAACTTACAAACTGCAGAcactataattatatttgacaGTGATTGGAATCCACAAATGGACCAGCAGGCAGAGGATCGTGCCCATCGGATAGGGCAGAAAAAGGAAGTGAGAGTGTTTGTGTTGGTTAGCATTGGCTCCATTGAAGAAGTAATATTGGAGCGTGCAAAGCAAAAGATGGGCATTGATGCCAAAGTCATACAAGCAGGGCTCTTCAACACAACTTCAACTG CTCAAGACAGGAGAGAGATGCTGGAAGAGATCATGAGCAAAGGAACGAGCTCACTGGGGGAAGATGTGCCAAGTGAAAGAGAGATTAACCGGCTAGCAGCTCGAACCGAGGATGAGTTTTGGATGTTTGAACAAATGGACGAGGAAAGACGTAAAATGGAGAACTATAATACACGACTCATGGAAGAGAAGGAAGTTCCTGAGTGGGCTTACACTTCAGAGACTCAAGATGACAAAGCTAACGATTCGAAAAACCATTTTGGTAGCGTCACTGGTAAACGGAAACGAAAAGAAGCAGTGTACAGCGACTCTTTAAGCGAGTTGCAGTGGATGAGAGCGatggagagtgaagaagaagatacttcAAAAGTCGCTAAGAAACGAAAGAAAAGGGACACAAAGACACCAATGAGTAATGAGTCAAAGGTAGAGGCAGAGTCGAGCGGAAGCGAAgagggaaaagaagaagaagaagaagaaagaaaggaggAGAGTGGgaaagagagtgaagaagaaaatgacaaGAAGCCATTATTCAGTTGGAAAACTTATAAGAAGAAAAGGTCAATCGGAAGTAAAAACTAA
- the LOC104770288 gene encoding caffeoylshikimate esterase-like — protein sequence MGLHPISDANEHSPFGSLTAEEFYAKHSVSHSSAFITNPRGLKLFTQWWSPLPPTKPIGIIAVVHGFTGESSWFLQLTSILFAKSGFITCAIDHQGHGFSDGLIAHIPDINPVVDDCISFFDDFRSRQTPSDLPCFLYSESLGGAIALYISLRQRGVWDGLILNGAMCGISDKFKPPWPLEHLLFVVANLIPTWRVVPTRGSIPEVSFKEPWKRKLAMASPRRTVAKPRAATAYELIRVCKDLQERFEEVEVPFLIVHGGGDVVCDVACVEELHRRAISEDKTIKIYPELWHQMIGESEEKVDMVYGDMLSWLKTRAESAAERKARAAVDS from the coding sequence atggGACTGCATCCAATCTCCGACGCCAACGAACACAGTCCCTTCGGATCTCTCACCGCCGAAGAGTTCTACGCGAAACATTCCGTTAGCCACTCCTCAGCCTTCATCACCAACCCCCGTGGTCTCAAACTCTTCACTCAATGGTGGTCTCCACTCCCTCCAACTAAACCAATCGGTATCATCGCCGTAGTTCACGGCTTCACCGGCGAATCCAGCTGGTTCCTTCAGCTCACATCAATCCTTTTCGCTAAATCCGGTTTCATCACCTGTGCGATTGATCACCAAGGACATGGATTCTCAGATGGACTCATCGCTCATATCCCTGACATCAATCCCGTCGTCGATGACTGTATCTCCTTCTTCGATGACTTCCGTAGCCGTCAGACTCCGTCAGATCTGCCGTGTTTTCTCTACTCAGAGTCCTTAGGCGGCGCGATTGCTCTCTACATCTCGCTCCGTCAGAGAGGTGTTTGGGATGGACTTATCCTTAACGGAGCTATGTGCGGAATCAGCGACAAATTCAAACCGCCGTGGCCGTTGGAGCATTTGCTCTTCGTCGTCGCCAATCTTATCCCTACCTGGCGCGTTGTCCCCACGCGCGGTTCTATCCCTGAGGTTTCTTTCAAGGAGCCCTGGAAGAGGAAGCTTGCGATGGCTAGCCCTAGGAGGACGGTGGCGAAACCACGCGCCGCCACTGCTTACGAGCTGATCCGTGTCTGTAAGGATCTGCAGGAGAGGTTTGAGGAGGTTGAGGTCCCGTTTCTGATCGTGCACGGAGGAGGCGACGTTGTTTGCGATGTGGCGTGCGTCGAGGAGCTTCATCGGAGAGCGATTAGTGAGGATAAGACGATCAAAATCTACCCTGAGCTGTGGCATCAGATGATTGGGGAATCGGAAGAGAAGGTCGATATGGTTTACGGTGACATGCTGAGTTGGCTCAAGACTCGAGCGGAAAGCGCCGCTGAGAGGAAGGCACGCGCCGCCGTTGACAGCTGA
- the LOC109131147 gene encoding putative defensin-like protein 23 → MTTNMKIMSFAMLLVLLFSIDVVVEGSDSSLCCKTHPKFGACKTYHERMRCDKWCRDGCDNKKGGLCKRVFGGAKKEQCHCYC, encoded by the exons ATGACCACCAACATGAAAATCATGTCTTTTGCTATGCTACTTGTTCTTTTGTTCTCTATTG ATGTTGTCGTTGAAGGATCCGATAGTTCGTTGTGCTGTAAGACACATCCGAAATTTGGAGCGTGCAAAACGTACCACGAGAGAATGAGATGCGACAAGTGGTGTCGTGATGGATGTGATAATAAGAAAGGCGGTCTTTGCAAACGCGTTTTTGGTGGAGCAAAAAAAGAACAGTGCCATTGTTACTGTTAA
- the LOC104770291 gene encoding RAN GTPase-activating protein 2-like, translated as MGDTLDSRPHAFSIKLWPPSLTTRQSLIKRITNNLSSKTIFTEKYGSLTTDQASENAKRIEDTAFTTANQQFEREPDGDGGSAVQLYAKECSKLILEVLKKGPVAKDKVVAVTRESVSEEVVSSPRETFFDISKGKRAFIEAEEAEELLKPLKEPGNGYSKICFSNRSFGLGAARVAEPILASLKDQLKEVDLSDFVAGRPEAEALQVMNIFSDALQGSVLLSLNLSENALGEKGVRAFGALLKSQSSLEELYLMNDGISKEAAQAVSELIPSTDNLRVLHFHNNMTGDEGALAIAEVVKRSPLLENFRCSSTRVGSEGGVALSEALEHCTHMEKLDLRDNMFGTEAGVSLSKTLSSYKHLTELYLSYLNLEDEGAIAIANALKESVSPIEVLEMAGNDITVEAASAIAACVAAKQDLNKFNLSENELKDEGCVQIAKSMEEDHSKLQYIDMSTNFIRRAGARALAQVVVKKEAFKLLNIDGNIISEEGVEEVKEIFKKSPELLGAFDENDPDGEEDDDNEEDEEDEESEGNGNGELESKLKNLEVNQEEDD; from the coding sequence ATGGGGGATACACTTGATTCACGACCTCATGCTTTTTCGATTAAACTATGGCCGCCGAGTTTAACAACAAGGCAATCTCTCATTAAGCGTATAACCAACAACCTCTCTTCCAAGACCATTTTTACTGAAAAATACGGTAGCTTAACCACCGACCAAGCTTCCGAAAACGCTAAGAGGATTGAAGATACTGCTTTCACCACTGCTAACCAACAGTTTGAGAGGGAACCTGATGGTGATGGTGGTTCAGCTGTACAGCTTTACGCTAAAGAATGCAGTAAGCTTATCTTGGAAGTTCTCAAGAAAGGTCCTGTTGCTAAGGATAAGGTTGTTGCTGTCACAAGAGAATCCGTTTCTGAAGAAGTAGTATCTTCTCCCCGTGAAACTTTTTTCGATATCTCTAAAGGTAAACGGGCTTTTATTGAAGCTGAGGAGGCTGAGGAGCTTCTCAAACCGTTGAAGGAGCCTGGTAATGGTTACTCTAAGATATGTTTTAGCAATAGGAGTTTTGGTTTGGGTGCTGCTCGTGTTGCTGAGCCTATCTTGGCGTCTTTGAAAGATCAGCTTAAGGAAGTTGACTTGTCTGACTTTGTTGCTGGACGTCCCGAGGCTGAAGCTCTTCAGgttatgaatatattttctGACGCGTTGCAAGGTAGTGTTTTGTTGTCTCTCAACTTATCAGAGAATGCATTGGGTGAGAAGGGTGTTAGAGCATTTGGGGCGCTGTTAAAATCTCAGAGCTCTTTGGAAGAGTTGTATTTGATGAATGATGGTATTTCTAAGGAAGCTGCACAAGCGGTCTCAGAGTTGATTCCTTCAACTGATAATTTGAGGGTCCTTCATTTTCATAATAACATGACCGGTGATGAAGGGGCACTCGCTATTGCTGAGGTTGTTAAGCGTTCGCCACTGTTGGAGAATTTCCGGTGCTCTTCTACAAGAGTTGGCTCAGAAGGAGGAGTCGCCTTGTCAGAAGCACTTGAGCATTGTACTCATATGGAGAAACTTGATTTGCGGGATAATATGTTTGGTACAGAAGCTGGAGTTTCTCTGAGCAAAACTCTTTCAAGCTACAAACACTTGACTGAGCTTTACTTGAGTTATCTAAATCTTGAGGATGAAGGTGCCATAGCCATAGCAAACGCTCTCAAGGAGTCTGTTTCACCTATTGAAGTTCTAGAGATGGCAGGTAATGACATAACAGTTGAAGCCGCGTCAGCTATCGCAGCATGTGTAGCAGCAAAGCAAGATTTGAACAAGTTTAATCTGTCTGAGAATGAGCTGAAAGATGAGGGATGTGTCCAGATTGCAAAGAGTATGGAAGAAGATCATTCGAAATTGCAATACATCGATATGAGCACGAACTTCATAAGAAGGGCTGGAGCACGAGCCTTGGCTCAAGTCGTTGTTAAGAAAGAAGCTTTCAAGCTGTTGAACATTGACGGGAATATCATATCAGAAGAAGGCGTTGAAGAAGTTAAAGAGATATTCAAGAAGTCCCCAGAGTTACTTGGAGCTTTTGACGAGAACGATcctgatggagaagaagatgacgataatgaggaagacgaagaagatgaagagtctGAAGGTAACGGGAATGGCGAGCTGGAATCGAAGCTGAAAAACCTTGAAGTCAATCAGGAGGAGGATGATTAA
- the LOC104770289 gene encoding putative methyltransferase C9orf114, whose protein sequence is MGKKNKRSQDDVPELEPEPELTKRIDVDSKQKKKKKRSHADTETEPEQKMSLDRDAKKEKKKKRKKKSQEEEPELVSEQSKKQEEEKGNVEEGRATVSIAIAGSIIHNTQSLELATRLAGQIARAATIFRIDEIVVFDNKSSSEIEAAATNPSDSNESGASFLVRILKYLETPQYLRKSLFPKQNDLRYVGMLPPLDAPHHLRKHEWEQYREGVTLSEKAPNSENTMVDVGLSKSVVVDQVLSPGVRVTVAMGTNTDLDLVRQIVPPFKPREEAGMYWGYKVRYASQLSSVFKECPFQGGYDYLIGTSEHGVVISSAELKIPTFRHLLIAFGGLAGLEESIEDDNQYKGKNVREVFNIYLNTCPHQGSRTIRAEEAMFISLQYFQEPINRAVTRL, encoded by the exons ATggggaagaagaacaagagaagtCAAGACGACGTTCCTGAGTTAGAACCGGAACCAGAGCTTACGAAAAGGATTGACGTAGACTCtaaacagaagaaaaagaagaagagaagccatgCCGATACGGAAACAGAACCGGAGCAAAAGATGAGCCTCGACAGAGACgcgaagaaggagaaaaagaagaagaggaagaagaaaagccaaGAGGAAGAGCCGGAGCTTGTGTCCGAGCAATCGaaaaaacaagaagaggaaaaggGTAATGTAGAAGAAGGCAGAGCCACTGTAAGCATAGCCATAGCTGGTTCAATCATCCACAACACTCAATCACTCGAACTCGCCACACGc CTCGCTGGCCAAATTGCTCGTGCAGCCACAATATTCCGAATCGACGAG ATCGTAGTGTTTGACAATAAGAGCAGCTCAGAAATCGAAGCTGCTGCTACGAATCCTTCTGATAGCAATGAAAGTGGTGCTTCCTTTCTCGTTCGTATCTTGAAGTATCTAGAGACACCACAGTATTTGAGGAAATCTCTCTTCCCTAAGCAAAATGATCTTAGATATGTG GGTATGTTGCCACCTCTTGATGCTCCTCACCATTTGCGTAAGCACGAGTGGGAACAATACCGTGAAG GCGTGACGCTGAGTGAAAAAGCTCCAAACTCTGAGAATACAATGGTCGATGTGGGTTTAAGCAAG agtgttgttgttgatcaagTGCTTAGTCCAGGAGTAAGAGTTACTGTAGCCATGGGTACCAACACCGATTTAG ATTTGGTACGCCAGATTGTTCCGCCCTTTAAGCCAAGAGAAGAAGCAGGAATGTATTGGGGATACAAAGTAAGATATGCATCACAATTAAGTTCAGTATTCAAGGAATGCCCTTTCCAG GGTGGATATGATTATTTGATTGGTACCTCGGAGCACGGCGTGGTAATTAGTTCAGCAGAGCTGAAAATACCAACATTTAG GCACCTATTGATTGCATTTGGTGGACTTGCTGGGCTTGAAGAAAGTATTGAAGATGATAATCAGTATAAG GGGAAAAACGTTCGAGAGGTGTTTAATATATACTTAAATACTTGTCCACATCAAGGAAGCCGAACCATTCGAGCAGAG GAGGCGATGTTTATATCACTTCAATACTTCCAAGAACCCATCAACAGGGCAGTGACAAGACTTTAA
- the LOC104770287 gene encoding protein phosphatase 2C 70-like, with translation MAMLEMNIIALFMVLMLLLISLIILFACKPWRYLSRFRSSRFSSTFKLGDLQRPLISDDGNLIQGQTSEVTREYDLEGACYQNEGLLHSSLTEGRVYKQRLPSSSPHFTQGESFVLEVISEPSENALVGQTLKHPDGKGTLAEVQTYDWQDNRSQNLQHDLEKDRRTDLSPSFVKDQRSWMSLEVIAGPAIGLQHAVNSTITSPVKLGRVSPADLVLKDSEVSGKHAQITWNSTKLKWELVDMGSLNGTLLNSRSVSHHDVGSRKWGNPVELASEDIITLGTTTKVYVRISSQNEFQIPFKIGVASDPMAIRRGGRKLPMEDVFHYKWPLPGANKFGLFCVCDGHGGAEAAQTAIKIIPETLANILSDSLRKEKVLSQRDASDVLRDVLANTEARMDDYQYEGCTATVLLVWKDDEGNFFAQCANLGDSACVIHLDGNYIQMTEDHRVISLSERKRFQEAGLSLRDGESRIFGINLARMLGDKFPKQQDSRFSAEPYISQPVRIDQSCKDVFALLASDGLWDVVSPKKAVQLVLQMREKESGTENIGEKIANGLLNEARAMRTKDNTSIIHLGFDTSL, from the exons ATGGCGATGTTAGAGATGAACATTATTGCGTTATTCATGGTTCTTATGTTGCTTCTCATCTCCCTCATCATCCTTTTCGCCTGCAAGCCATGGCGCTACCTTTCTCGTTTCCGATCCTCCCGTTTCTCTTCTACCTTCAAG TTGGGGGATTTGCAGAGACCCCTTATATCTGATGATGGGAATTTGATCCAAGGCCAAACCAGTGAGGTTACAAGGGAATATGATTTAGAGGGAGCTTGCTATCAGAATGAAGGGCTTTTGCATTCATCTCTGACCGAGGGACGTGTTTACAAACAAAGGcttccttcttcatctcccCATTTCACCCAAG GTGAAAGCTTTGTTCTAGAAGTAATTTCTGAACCTTCTGAAAATGCTTTGGTGGGCCAAACGCTAAAACATCCAGATGGAAAAGGTACCTTGGCAGAAGTGCAAACCTATGACTGGCAGGATAACAGAAGTCAAAATCTGCAGCATGATCTAGAAAAGGATAGACGTACTGATCTTTCTCCGAGTTTCGTCAAAGATCAAa GAAGTTGGATGTCCCTGGAGGTCATTGCGGGTCCTGCCATTGGGCTTCAACATGCTGTGAACTCCACAATTACCTCGCCAGTGAAACTTGGAAGGGTTTCTCCAGCTGATTTGGTATTGAAGGACTCAGAAGTTTCAGGGAAACATGCACAAATAACATGGAACTCTACT AAATTGAAATGGGAGCTGGTAGATATGGGTAGCCTAAATGGAACTCTCCTAAACTCTCGGTCAGTAAGTCATCATGATGTAGGCAGCCGGAAGTGGGGTAACCCTGTCGAGCTGGCAAGTGAAGATATAATAACTTTGGGAACAACTACAAAGGTCTAT GTCCGTATCTCGTCTCAGAATGAGTTTCAGATACCCTTCAAGATTGGTGTGGCCTCAGATCCCATGGCTATACGTCGAGGAGGCAGGAAACTTCCAATGGAAGATGTCTTTCATTACAAGTGGCCGCTTCCAGGGGCAAATAAG TTTgggctgttttgtgtttgtgatggaCATGGGGGAGCAGAGGCTGCTCAAACCGCAATCAA AATTATTCCTGAGACACTGGCGAATATTTTATCAGACTCGCTGAGGAAGGAGAAAGTGTTATCACAAAGGGATGCTTCGGACGTCCTTAGGGACGTGCTTGCTAACACAGAAGCTCGCATGGATGATTACCAATATGAG GGTTGTACAGCTACCGTTCTCTTGGTTTGGAAAGACGATGAAGGAAATTTCTTCGCACAATGTGCCAATCTTGGGGATTCAGCATGTGTTATCCA TCTTGATGGGAATTACATACAAATGACTGAAGATCATCGAGTGATTAGCTTGTCCGAGAGAAAGCGATTCCAAGAGGCAGGACTATCATTGAGAGATGGAGAGTCTCGGATCTTCG GTATAAACCTTGCAAGGATGCTTGGGGACAAATTTCCAAAACAGCAAGACAGCCGTTTCAGTGCAGAGCCATATATAAGCCAGCCTGTGCGTATCGATCAATCTTGCAAAGATGTGTTTGCTCTATTGGCTAG TGATGGGTTATGGGATGTGGTAAGCCCGAAGAAAGCTGTGCAGCTCGTACTTCAG atgagagagaaagagagcggGACAGAGAATATTGGAGAGAAGATAGCGAACGGTCTGCTGAATGAAGCCAGAGCGATGCGTACAAAGGACAACACCTCCATCATTCACTTAGGTTTCGATACTTCCCTGTAA